In Phaenicophaeus curvirostris isolate KB17595 chromosome 14, BPBGC_Pcur_1.0, whole genome shotgun sequence, a single genomic region encodes these proteins:
- the CKLF gene encoding chemokine-like factor: protein MELHAAFVRSPRGAVKVARTVVAVTVLLCFAASRAPGACTALAAFEAAFTGLFLLLYLLRLDKGLPWLCWPLADVFNSVIAALFLLVVCLFAVIVQTNHGTVAGGVIGLILLVLCVVDAVLLFKKISFNRPRGSDTTTK, encoded by the exons ATGGAGCTGCACGCCGCCTTCGTCCGCTCCCCGCGCGGCGCCGTCAAGGTGGCCCGCACG GTGGTGGCGGTCACGGTGCTGCTGTGCTTCGCGGCGTCCCGCGCCCCCGGTGCCTGCACCGCGCTGGCCGCCTTCGAGGCCGCCTTCACCGggctgttcctgctgctctACCTCCTGCGCCTGGACAAGGGgctgccctggctctgctggccGCTCGCG GATGTTTTTAACTCGGTGATCGCGGCATTGTTCCTCCTCGTGGTGTGCCTGTTTGCCGTCATAGTCCAGACCAACCACGGGACAGTGGCCGGAGGC gtGATTGGTCTTATATTGCTTGTTCTCTGTGTTGTCGATGCGGTTCTTCTTTTCAAGAAGATTAGCTTTAATAGACCAAGAGGAAGTGATACAACCACGAAATAA